The following proteins are co-located in the Solenopsis invicta isolate M01_SB chromosome 7, UNIL_Sinv_3.0, whole genome shotgun sequence genome:
- the LOC105193944 gene encoding facilitated trehalose transporter Tret1 isoform X2 translates to MHQQRSSQAPTPPERGVLPKYPRVSPVIRPSPSSSGSNLDCSSNTTLVTNTSPFNSQTALITEKKHFSGNTNKGSNHYYAENLRNNHQRALTRSRIYDPLNKNQDVDYKQLDPLLSSEQSSSINILMDPQDVKLPKDLQEPIRLPSSEFQREPKSSWIRYAAQILAALSVSLGSMQVGYSSSYTSPALVSMRDNATATFEVTKHMSMWIGSLMPLSALVGGIAGGPLIEYIGRKKTILVTAFPFIGAWLLITMAQNIPMILAGRALCGFAVGVASLALPVYLGETIQAEVRGTLGLMPTVFGNTGILLCFVAGMYLDWRNLALIGAILPLPFLILMFIIPETPRWYISKGKSKMSRKSLQWLRGKDADITDELTMIEKLHQEYLDSEQNASQNMFSELTKSKNLRPLLISLGLMLFQQMSGINAVIFYTVQIFQDAGSTIDENLSTIIIGVVNFISTFVAASVIDKLGRKMLLYISAVLMAVTLFSLGGFFYVKSQDVDVTAFGWLPLVSLIVYVIGFSLGFGPIPWLMMGEILPANIRGSAASIATSFNWLCTFIVTKTFEDVIGVIGTHGTFWMFGIIVVMGFVFVIISVPETRGRSLEEIEKKFTGPVRRMSAVANMKPTPMSC, encoded by the exons GAGCGCGGTGTTCTTCCCAAATACCCAAGGGTGTCTCCAGTCATCAGACCTTCGCCGTCCAGTTCTGGGTCAAACCTAGACTGTTCGTCGAACACGACCCTTGTGACGAACACCAGTCCCTTCAACAGCCAGACCGCTCTTATCACAGAGAAGAAACACTTCTCTGGGAACACCAACAAGGGATCCAATCATTATTATGCCGAGAACTTGAGGAACAATCATCAGAGGGCCTTAACCAGGTCGCGGATCTACGATCCGCTCAACAAAAATCAAGACGTCGATTACAAACAGCTAGATCCACTTCTATCAAGCGAGCAAAGTTCGAGCATCAACATTCTCATGGATCCCCAAGACGTGAAACTGCCGAAGGACTTGCAGGAGCCCATCCGACTGCCGTCCTCGGAGTTCCAGAGGGAACCCAAGTCGTCCTGGATACGATATGCCGCCCAG ATATTGGCTGCATTATCGGTGTCGCTGGGTTCGATGCAGGTCGGATATTCGTCTTCCTATACATCGCCAGCGCTGGTGTCCATGCGCGATAACGCCACGGCGACCTTTGAAGTTACCAAACACATG AGCATGTGGATCGGGTCACTTATGCCATTGAGTGCACTTGTCGGTGGCATTGCTGGAGGGCCGCTCATCGAATATATAGGAAGGAAAAAGACGATACTTGTCACAGCGTTCCCATTTATCGGAG CGTGGCTTTTAATCACGATGGCTCAAAATATCCCGATGATACTGGCTGGGCGCGCGTTATGTGGTTTCGCCGTAGGAGTTGCTTCCTTAGCGTTACCTGTGTACTTAGGCGAAACGATACAGGCAGAAGTGCGCGGTACTCTTGGCTTAATGCCCACCGTCTTTGGTAATACCG GAATATTACTATGCTTCGTAGCGGGCATGTATCTGGATTGGAGAAACTTAGCGCTGATAGGAGCAATCTTACCGCTACCATTCTTAATTTTGATGTTCATAATTCCGGAAACGCCAAGATGGTACATTTCTAAGGGAAAATCAAAAATGTCCCGGAAATCTCTTCAATGGCTGCGTGGTAAAGATGCAGATATAACAGACGAATTGACTATGATCGAGAAATTGCATCAGGAGTATCTCGACAGCGAGCAAAACGCTTCTCAAAATATGTTCTCGGAGTTAACAAAGAGTAAAAACCTCAGACCCCTTCTCATTTCTCTGGGACTAATGTTATTCCAACAAATGTCCGGCATCAACGCAGTGATATTCTACACTGTGCAGATCTTCCAG GACGCCGGTAGCACAATCGACGAGAACCTCTCGACCATAATCATCGGCGTAGTGAATTTCATATCCACCTTCGTCGCCGCGTCCGTGATCGACAAGCTAGGCAGGAAGATGTTGTTGTACATAAGCGCCGTGTTGATGGCCGTGACCCTTTTCTCCCTCGGCGGATTCTTCTACGTGAAATCCCAAGATGTGGACGTGACGGCCTTCGGCTGGTTGCCGCTGGTCAGTCTGATCGTGTACGTAATAGGCTTCTCCTTGGGTTTCGGGCCAATTCCCTGGCTGATGATGGGTGAGATCCTGCCCGCCAATATCCGCGGCTCTGCCGCGAGCATCGCGACCAGCTTTAACTGGTTGTGCACCTTCATCGTGACAAAGACTTTCGAGGACGTTATAGGAGTGATCGGCACGCACGGTACCTTCTGGATGTTCGGCATCATCGTCGTAATGGGCTTCGTCTTCGTGATCATCAGCGTACCGGAGACTCGCG
- the LOC105193944 gene encoding facilitated trehalose transporter Tret1 isoform X1, with amino-acid sequence MPGFQRRQMMQPWPLCLPPFAKSKERGVLPKYPRVSPVIRPSPSSSGSNLDCSSNTTLVTNTSPFNSQTALITEKKHFSGNTNKGSNHYYAENLRNNHQRALTRSRIYDPLNKNQDVDYKQLDPLLSSEQSSSINILMDPQDVKLPKDLQEPIRLPSSEFQREPKSSWIRYAAQILAALSVSLGSMQVGYSSSYTSPALVSMRDNATATFEVTKHMSMWIGSLMPLSALVGGIAGGPLIEYIGRKKTILVTAFPFIGAWLLITMAQNIPMILAGRALCGFAVGVASLALPVYLGETIQAEVRGTLGLMPTVFGNTGILLCFVAGMYLDWRNLALIGAILPLPFLILMFIIPETPRWYISKGKSKMSRKSLQWLRGKDADITDELTMIEKLHQEYLDSEQNASQNMFSELTKSKNLRPLLISLGLMLFQQMSGINAVIFYTVQIFQDAGSTIDENLSTIIIGVVNFISTFVAASVIDKLGRKMLLYISAVLMAVTLFSLGGFFYVKSQDVDVTAFGWLPLVSLIVYVIGFSLGFGPIPWLMMGEILPANIRGSAASIATSFNWLCTFIVTKTFEDVIGVIGTHGTFWMFGIIVVMGFVFVIISVPETRGRSLEEIEKKFTGPVRRMSAVANMKPTPMSC; translated from the exons GAGCGCGGTGTTCTTCCCAAATACCCAAGGGTGTCTCCAGTCATCAGACCTTCGCCGTCCAGTTCTGGGTCAAACCTAGACTGTTCGTCGAACACGACCCTTGTGACGAACACCAGTCCCTTCAACAGCCAGACCGCTCTTATCACAGAGAAGAAACACTTCTCTGGGAACACCAACAAGGGATCCAATCATTATTATGCCGAGAACTTGAGGAACAATCATCAGAGGGCCTTAACCAGGTCGCGGATCTACGATCCGCTCAACAAAAATCAAGACGTCGATTACAAACAGCTAGATCCACTTCTATCAAGCGAGCAAAGTTCGAGCATCAACATTCTCATGGATCCCCAAGACGTGAAACTGCCGAAGGACTTGCAGGAGCCCATCCGACTGCCGTCCTCGGAGTTCCAGAGGGAACCCAAGTCGTCCTGGATACGATATGCCGCCCAG ATATTGGCTGCATTATCGGTGTCGCTGGGTTCGATGCAGGTCGGATATTCGTCTTCCTATACATCGCCAGCGCTGGTGTCCATGCGCGATAACGCCACGGCGACCTTTGAAGTTACCAAACACATG AGCATGTGGATCGGGTCACTTATGCCATTGAGTGCACTTGTCGGTGGCATTGCTGGAGGGCCGCTCATCGAATATATAGGAAGGAAAAAGACGATACTTGTCACAGCGTTCCCATTTATCGGAG CGTGGCTTTTAATCACGATGGCTCAAAATATCCCGATGATACTGGCTGGGCGCGCGTTATGTGGTTTCGCCGTAGGAGTTGCTTCCTTAGCGTTACCTGTGTACTTAGGCGAAACGATACAGGCAGAAGTGCGCGGTACTCTTGGCTTAATGCCCACCGTCTTTGGTAATACCG GAATATTACTATGCTTCGTAGCGGGCATGTATCTGGATTGGAGAAACTTAGCGCTGATAGGAGCAATCTTACCGCTACCATTCTTAATTTTGATGTTCATAATTCCGGAAACGCCAAGATGGTACATTTCTAAGGGAAAATCAAAAATGTCCCGGAAATCTCTTCAATGGCTGCGTGGTAAAGATGCAGATATAACAGACGAATTGACTATGATCGAGAAATTGCATCAGGAGTATCTCGACAGCGAGCAAAACGCTTCTCAAAATATGTTCTCGGAGTTAACAAAGAGTAAAAACCTCAGACCCCTTCTCATTTCTCTGGGACTAATGTTATTCCAACAAATGTCCGGCATCAACGCAGTGATATTCTACACTGTGCAGATCTTCCAG GACGCCGGTAGCACAATCGACGAGAACCTCTCGACCATAATCATCGGCGTAGTGAATTTCATATCCACCTTCGTCGCCGCGTCCGTGATCGACAAGCTAGGCAGGAAGATGTTGTTGTACATAAGCGCCGTGTTGATGGCCGTGACCCTTTTCTCCCTCGGCGGATTCTTCTACGTGAAATCCCAAGATGTGGACGTGACGGCCTTCGGCTGGTTGCCGCTGGTCAGTCTGATCGTGTACGTAATAGGCTTCTCCTTGGGTTTCGGGCCAATTCCCTGGCTGATGATGGGTGAGATCCTGCCCGCCAATATCCGCGGCTCTGCCGCGAGCATCGCGACCAGCTTTAACTGGTTGTGCACCTTCATCGTGACAAAGACTTTCGAGGACGTTATAGGAGTGATCGGCACGCACGGTACCTTCTGGATGTTCGGCATCATCGTCGTAATGGGCTTCGTCTTCGTGATCATCAGCGTACCGGAGACTCGCG
- the LOC105193944 gene encoding facilitated trehalose transporter Tret1 isoform X3 — MERGVLPKYPRVSPVIRPSPSSSGSNLDCSSNTTLVTNTSPFNSQTALITEKKHFSGNTNKGSNHYYAENLRNNHQRALTRSRIYDPLNKNQDVDYKQLDPLLSSEQSSSINILMDPQDVKLPKDLQEPIRLPSSEFQREPKSSWIRYAAQILAALSVSLGSMQVGYSSSYTSPALVSMRDNATATFEVTKHMSMWIGSLMPLSALVGGIAGGPLIEYIGRKKTILVTAFPFIGAWLLITMAQNIPMILAGRALCGFAVGVASLALPVYLGETIQAEVRGTLGLMPTVFGNTGILLCFVAGMYLDWRNLALIGAILPLPFLILMFIIPETPRWYISKGKSKMSRKSLQWLRGKDADITDELTMIEKLHQEYLDSEQNASQNMFSELTKSKNLRPLLISLGLMLFQQMSGINAVIFYTVQIFQDAGSTIDENLSTIIIGVVNFISTFVAASVIDKLGRKMLLYISAVLMAVTLFSLGGFFYVKSQDVDVTAFGWLPLVSLIVYVIGFSLGFGPIPWLMMGEILPANIRGSAASIATSFNWLCTFIVTKTFEDVIGVIGTHGTFWMFGIIVVMGFVFVIISVPETRGRSLEEIEKKFTGPVRRMSAVANMKPTPMSC; from the exons GAGCGCGGTGTTCTTCCCAAATACCCAAGGGTGTCTCCAGTCATCAGACCTTCGCCGTCCAGTTCTGGGTCAAACCTAGACTGTTCGTCGAACACGACCCTTGTGACGAACACCAGTCCCTTCAACAGCCAGACCGCTCTTATCACAGAGAAGAAACACTTCTCTGGGAACACCAACAAGGGATCCAATCATTATTATGCCGAGAACTTGAGGAACAATCATCAGAGGGCCTTAACCAGGTCGCGGATCTACGATCCGCTCAACAAAAATCAAGACGTCGATTACAAACAGCTAGATCCACTTCTATCAAGCGAGCAAAGTTCGAGCATCAACATTCTCATGGATCCCCAAGACGTGAAACTGCCGAAGGACTTGCAGGAGCCCATCCGACTGCCGTCCTCGGAGTTCCAGAGGGAACCCAAGTCGTCCTGGATACGATATGCCGCCCAG ATATTGGCTGCATTATCGGTGTCGCTGGGTTCGATGCAGGTCGGATATTCGTCTTCCTATACATCGCCAGCGCTGGTGTCCATGCGCGATAACGCCACGGCGACCTTTGAAGTTACCAAACACATG AGCATGTGGATCGGGTCACTTATGCCATTGAGTGCACTTGTCGGTGGCATTGCTGGAGGGCCGCTCATCGAATATATAGGAAGGAAAAAGACGATACTTGTCACAGCGTTCCCATTTATCGGAG CGTGGCTTTTAATCACGATGGCTCAAAATATCCCGATGATACTGGCTGGGCGCGCGTTATGTGGTTTCGCCGTAGGAGTTGCTTCCTTAGCGTTACCTGTGTACTTAGGCGAAACGATACAGGCAGAAGTGCGCGGTACTCTTGGCTTAATGCCCACCGTCTTTGGTAATACCG GAATATTACTATGCTTCGTAGCGGGCATGTATCTGGATTGGAGAAACTTAGCGCTGATAGGAGCAATCTTACCGCTACCATTCTTAATTTTGATGTTCATAATTCCGGAAACGCCAAGATGGTACATTTCTAAGGGAAAATCAAAAATGTCCCGGAAATCTCTTCAATGGCTGCGTGGTAAAGATGCAGATATAACAGACGAATTGACTATGATCGAGAAATTGCATCAGGAGTATCTCGACAGCGAGCAAAACGCTTCTCAAAATATGTTCTCGGAGTTAACAAAGAGTAAAAACCTCAGACCCCTTCTCATTTCTCTGGGACTAATGTTATTCCAACAAATGTCCGGCATCAACGCAGTGATATTCTACACTGTGCAGATCTTCCAG GACGCCGGTAGCACAATCGACGAGAACCTCTCGACCATAATCATCGGCGTAGTGAATTTCATATCCACCTTCGTCGCCGCGTCCGTGATCGACAAGCTAGGCAGGAAGATGTTGTTGTACATAAGCGCCGTGTTGATGGCCGTGACCCTTTTCTCCCTCGGCGGATTCTTCTACGTGAAATCCCAAGATGTGGACGTGACGGCCTTCGGCTGGTTGCCGCTGGTCAGTCTGATCGTGTACGTAATAGGCTTCTCCTTGGGTTTCGGGCCAATTCCCTGGCTGATGATGGGTGAGATCCTGCCCGCCAATATCCGCGGCTCTGCCGCGAGCATCGCGACCAGCTTTAACTGGTTGTGCACCTTCATCGTGACAAAGACTTTCGAGGACGTTATAGGAGTGATCGGCACGCACGGTACCTTCTGGATGTTCGGCATCATCGTCGTAATGGGCTTCGTCTTCGTGATCATCAGCGTACCGGAGACTCGCG
- the LOC105193944 gene encoding facilitated trehalose transporter Tret1 isoform X4, whose translation MDPQDVKLPKDLQEPIRLPSSEFQREPKSSWIRYAAQILAALSVSLGSMQVGYSSSYTSPALVSMRDNATATFEVTKHMSMWIGSLMPLSALVGGIAGGPLIEYIGRKKTILVTAFPFIGAWLLITMAQNIPMILAGRALCGFAVGVASLALPVYLGETIQAEVRGTLGLMPTVFGNTGILLCFVAGMYLDWRNLALIGAILPLPFLILMFIIPETPRWYISKGKSKMSRKSLQWLRGKDADITDELTMIEKLHQEYLDSEQNASQNMFSELTKSKNLRPLLISLGLMLFQQMSGINAVIFYTVQIFQDAGSTIDENLSTIIIGVVNFISTFVAASVIDKLGRKMLLYISAVLMAVTLFSLGGFFYVKSQDVDVTAFGWLPLVSLIVYVIGFSLGFGPIPWLMMGEILPANIRGSAASIATSFNWLCTFIVTKTFEDVIGVIGTHGTFWMFGIIVVMGFVFVIISVPETRGRSLEEIEKKFTGPVRRMSAVANMKPTPMSC comes from the exons ATGGATCCCCAAGACGTGAAACTGCCGAAGGACTTGCAGGAGCCCATCCGACTGCCGTCCTCGGAGTTCCAGAGGGAACCCAAGTCGTCCTGGATACGATATGCCGCCCAG ATATTGGCTGCATTATCGGTGTCGCTGGGTTCGATGCAGGTCGGATATTCGTCTTCCTATACATCGCCAGCGCTGGTGTCCATGCGCGATAACGCCACGGCGACCTTTGAAGTTACCAAACACATG AGCATGTGGATCGGGTCACTTATGCCATTGAGTGCACTTGTCGGTGGCATTGCTGGAGGGCCGCTCATCGAATATATAGGAAGGAAAAAGACGATACTTGTCACAGCGTTCCCATTTATCGGAG CGTGGCTTTTAATCACGATGGCTCAAAATATCCCGATGATACTGGCTGGGCGCGCGTTATGTGGTTTCGCCGTAGGAGTTGCTTCCTTAGCGTTACCTGTGTACTTAGGCGAAACGATACAGGCAGAAGTGCGCGGTACTCTTGGCTTAATGCCCACCGTCTTTGGTAATACCG GAATATTACTATGCTTCGTAGCGGGCATGTATCTGGATTGGAGAAACTTAGCGCTGATAGGAGCAATCTTACCGCTACCATTCTTAATTTTGATGTTCATAATTCCGGAAACGCCAAGATGGTACATTTCTAAGGGAAAATCAAAAATGTCCCGGAAATCTCTTCAATGGCTGCGTGGTAAAGATGCAGATATAACAGACGAATTGACTATGATCGAGAAATTGCATCAGGAGTATCTCGACAGCGAGCAAAACGCTTCTCAAAATATGTTCTCGGAGTTAACAAAGAGTAAAAACCTCAGACCCCTTCTCATTTCTCTGGGACTAATGTTATTCCAACAAATGTCCGGCATCAACGCAGTGATATTCTACACTGTGCAGATCTTCCAG GACGCCGGTAGCACAATCGACGAGAACCTCTCGACCATAATCATCGGCGTAGTGAATTTCATATCCACCTTCGTCGCCGCGTCCGTGATCGACAAGCTAGGCAGGAAGATGTTGTTGTACATAAGCGCCGTGTTGATGGCCGTGACCCTTTTCTCCCTCGGCGGATTCTTCTACGTGAAATCCCAAGATGTGGACGTGACGGCCTTCGGCTGGTTGCCGCTGGTCAGTCTGATCGTGTACGTAATAGGCTTCTCCTTGGGTTTCGGGCCAATTCCCTGGCTGATGATGGGTGAGATCCTGCCCGCCAATATCCGCGGCTCTGCCGCGAGCATCGCGACCAGCTTTAACTGGTTGTGCACCTTCATCGTGACAAAGACTTTCGAGGACGTTATAGGAGTGATCGGCACGCACGGTACCTTCTGGATGTTCGGCATCATCGTCGTAATGGGCTTCGTCTTCGTGATCATCAGCGTACCGGAGACTCGCG
- the LOC105193944 gene encoding facilitated trehalose transporter Tret1 isoform X5 encodes MKILLRADTYVNIELPVNAPAAKCTFTQILAALSVSLGSMQVGYSSSYTSPALVSMRDNATATFEVTKHMSMWIGSLMPLSALVGGIAGGPLIEYIGRKKTILVTAFPFIGAWLLITMAQNIPMILAGRALCGFAVGVASLALPVYLGETIQAEVRGTLGLMPTVFGNTGILLCFVAGMYLDWRNLALIGAILPLPFLILMFIIPETPRWYISKGKSKMSRKSLQWLRGKDADITDELTMIEKLHQEYLDSEQNASQNMFSELTKSKNLRPLLISLGLMLFQQMSGINAVIFYTVQIFQDAGSTIDENLSTIIIGVVNFISTFVAASVIDKLGRKMLLYISAVLMAVTLFSLGGFFYVKSQDVDVTAFGWLPLVSLIVYVIGFSLGFGPIPWLMMGEILPANIRGSAASIATSFNWLCTFIVTKTFEDVIGVIGTHGTFWMFGIIVVMGFVFVIISVPETRGRSLEEIEKKFTGPVRRMSAVANMKPTPMSC; translated from the exons ATGAAGATTCTCCTACGAGCGGACACTTATGTAAACATCGAGCTGCCAGTAAACGCACCGGCAGCAAAATGCACGTTCACTCAG ATATTGGCTGCATTATCGGTGTCGCTGGGTTCGATGCAGGTCGGATATTCGTCTTCCTATACATCGCCAGCGCTGGTGTCCATGCGCGATAACGCCACGGCGACCTTTGAAGTTACCAAACACATG AGCATGTGGATCGGGTCACTTATGCCATTGAGTGCACTTGTCGGTGGCATTGCTGGAGGGCCGCTCATCGAATATATAGGAAGGAAAAAGACGATACTTGTCACAGCGTTCCCATTTATCGGAG CGTGGCTTTTAATCACGATGGCTCAAAATATCCCGATGATACTGGCTGGGCGCGCGTTATGTGGTTTCGCCGTAGGAGTTGCTTCCTTAGCGTTACCTGTGTACTTAGGCGAAACGATACAGGCAGAAGTGCGCGGTACTCTTGGCTTAATGCCCACCGTCTTTGGTAATACCG GAATATTACTATGCTTCGTAGCGGGCATGTATCTGGATTGGAGAAACTTAGCGCTGATAGGAGCAATCTTACCGCTACCATTCTTAATTTTGATGTTCATAATTCCGGAAACGCCAAGATGGTACATTTCTAAGGGAAAATCAAAAATGTCCCGGAAATCTCTTCAATGGCTGCGTGGTAAAGATGCAGATATAACAGACGAATTGACTATGATCGAGAAATTGCATCAGGAGTATCTCGACAGCGAGCAAAACGCTTCTCAAAATATGTTCTCGGAGTTAACAAAGAGTAAAAACCTCAGACCCCTTCTCATTTCTCTGGGACTAATGTTATTCCAACAAATGTCCGGCATCAACGCAGTGATATTCTACACTGTGCAGATCTTCCAG GACGCCGGTAGCACAATCGACGAGAACCTCTCGACCATAATCATCGGCGTAGTGAATTTCATATCCACCTTCGTCGCCGCGTCCGTGATCGACAAGCTAGGCAGGAAGATGTTGTTGTACATAAGCGCCGTGTTGATGGCCGTGACCCTTTTCTCCCTCGGCGGATTCTTCTACGTGAAATCCCAAGATGTGGACGTGACGGCCTTCGGCTGGTTGCCGCTGGTCAGTCTGATCGTGTACGTAATAGGCTTCTCCTTGGGTTTCGGGCCAATTCCCTGGCTGATGATGGGTGAGATCCTGCCCGCCAATATCCGCGGCTCTGCCGCGAGCATCGCGACCAGCTTTAACTGGTTGTGCACCTTCATCGTGACAAAGACTTTCGAGGACGTTATAGGAGTGATCGGCACGCACGGTACCTTCTGGATGTTCGGCATCATCGTCGTAATGGGCTTCGTCTTCGTGATCATCAGCGTACCGGAGACTCGCG
- the LOC105193944 gene encoding facilitated trehalose transporter Tret1 isoform X6 yields the protein MWIGSLMPLSALVGGIAGGPLIEYIGRKKTILVTAFPFIGAWLLITMAQNIPMILAGRALCGFAVGVASLALPVYLGETIQAEVRGTLGLMPTVFGNTGILLCFVAGMYLDWRNLALIGAILPLPFLILMFIIPETPRWYISKGKSKMSRKSLQWLRGKDADITDELTMIEKLHQEYLDSEQNASQNMFSELTKSKNLRPLLISLGLMLFQQMSGINAVIFYTVQIFQDAGSTIDENLSTIIIGVVNFISTFVAASVIDKLGRKMLLYISAVLMAVTLFSLGGFFYVKSQDVDVTAFGWLPLVSLIVYVIGFSLGFGPIPWLMMGEILPANIRGSAASIATSFNWLCTFIVTKTFEDVIGVIGTHGTFWMFGIIVVMGFVFVIISVPETRGRSLEEIEKKFTGPVRRMSAVANMKPTPMSC from the exons ATGTGGATCGGGTCACTTATGCCATTGAGTGCACTTGTCGGTGGCATTGCTGGAGGGCCGCTCATCGAATATATAGGAAGGAAAAAGACGATACTTGTCACAGCGTTCCCATTTATCGGAG CGTGGCTTTTAATCACGATGGCTCAAAATATCCCGATGATACTGGCTGGGCGCGCGTTATGTGGTTTCGCCGTAGGAGTTGCTTCCTTAGCGTTACCTGTGTACTTAGGCGAAACGATACAGGCAGAAGTGCGCGGTACTCTTGGCTTAATGCCCACCGTCTTTGGTAATACCG GAATATTACTATGCTTCGTAGCGGGCATGTATCTGGATTGGAGAAACTTAGCGCTGATAGGAGCAATCTTACCGCTACCATTCTTAATTTTGATGTTCATAATTCCGGAAACGCCAAGATGGTACATTTCTAAGGGAAAATCAAAAATGTCCCGGAAATCTCTTCAATGGCTGCGTGGTAAAGATGCAGATATAACAGACGAATTGACTATGATCGAGAAATTGCATCAGGAGTATCTCGACAGCGAGCAAAACGCTTCTCAAAATATGTTCTCGGAGTTAACAAAGAGTAAAAACCTCAGACCCCTTCTCATTTCTCTGGGACTAATGTTATTCCAACAAATGTCCGGCATCAACGCAGTGATATTCTACACTGTGCAGATCTTCCAG GACGCCGGTAGCACAATCGACGAGAACCTCTCGACCATAATCATCGGCGTAGTGAATTTCATATCCACCTTCGTCGCCGCGTCCGTGATCGACAAGCTAGGCAGGAAGATGTTGTTGTACATAAGCGCCGTGTTGATGGCCGTGACCCTTTTCTCCCTCGGCGGATTCTTCTACGTGAAATCCCAAGATGTGGACGTGACGGCCTTCGGCTGGTTGCCGCTGGTCAGTCTGATCGTGTACGTAATAGGCTTCTCCTTGGGTTTCGGGCCAATTCCCTGGCTGATGATGGGTGAGATCCTGCCCGCCAATATCCGCGGCTCTGCCGCGAGCATCGCGACCAGCTTTAACTGGTTGTGCACCTTCATCGTGACAAAGACTTTCGAGGACGTTATAGGAGTGATCGGCACGCACGGTACCTTCTGGATGTTCGGCATCATCGTCGTAATGGGCTTCGTCTTCGTGATCATCAGCGTACCGGAGACTCGCG